In Seriola aureovittata isolate HTS-2021-v1 ecotype China chromosome 17, ASM2101889v1, whole genome shotgun sequence, a genomic segment contains:
- the slc16a6b gene encoding solute carrier family 16 member 6b isoform X2 → MQCSYHPGQWLSCPLLFSSLFTGLGYCLTFLPTVTILAQYFSRRRALVTSVASSGESFAIFAFAPALTALKQHIGWRYCLVILGTIQASVIGCGLLLCPIIIEPQIVKEDEELDKDSLSLKQLQTVYELENEQTRTSISSGASRSSEDSGVKSLSASNVDLGTAGAETKALIECEVQDKEGQEPCPVKKDEVELAETKAGPLKPSSPKLLDFSVLKDAAFIWYSLFGLFATLGFFAPQLYIIELSKSRGVEPGMASYMLSVMAVAEIFGRLSIGVVLNKVRCRKTLVLLGCVVLLCLVLVGFTIVWEFWGLVVCCAVYGYFLGTVGSTHIPMLAEEDVVGIQKMASSVGVYVCIQSFAGLAGPPLGGVLVDVTKNYGAAFYSCAVGMGLSAICLALVGPAKSGMCQRNQRRKEKGKSIEEEGKTLQDSDQTDFLEVDLAPEDSPAGRTVAQDASLI, encoded by the exons ATGCAGTGTTCCTACCATCCGGGCCAGTGGCTGTCATGtccccttctcttctcctctttgtttaCAGGCCTTGGCTACTGCCTCACCTTCCTCCCCACCGTCACCATCTTAGCCCAGTACTTCTCCAGACGGCGAGCCCTCGTCACCTCTGTCGCTTCGTCCGGAGAATCCTTTGCTATATTTGCATTTGCTCCAG CCCTCACTGCACTGAAACAACACATTGGCTGGAGATACTGTCTGGTTATTCTCGGCACCATTCAGGCTTCTGTGATCGGCTGTGGGCTTCTCCTTTGTCCAATCATCATTGAGCCCCAAATTGTAAAGGAGGACGAAGAACTGGACAAAGACTCTCTCTCGctgaagcagctgcagactgTTTACGAGCTGGAGAATGAACAAACTAGAACCTCCATCAGTTCAGGGGCATCCCGAAGTTCGGAGGACTCAGGTGTCAAATCCCTCTCTGCCTCAAATGTAGACCTGGGGACTGCAGGAGCAGAAACCAAGGCCCTGATAGAGTGTGAGGTGCAGGACAAAGAGGGCCAGGAGCCCTGCCCAGTGAAGAAGGATGAGGTGGAACTGGCAGAGACAAAGGCGGGACCTCTCAAGCCCTCCAGTCCCAAACTCCTGGACTTCTCTGTGCTTAAAGACGCAGCCTTCATCTGGTACTCCCTGTTTGGCCTGTTTGCCACGCTGGGCTTCTTTGCTCCGCAGCTCTACATCATCGAGCTGAGCAAGAGCCGGGGCGTAGAGCCGGGCATGGCCTCCTATATGCTCTCTGTGATGGCCGTGGCTGAGATCTTCGGTCGCTTGTCCATCGGGGTGGTGCTGAACAAAGTCCGCTGCAGGAAGACCCTGGTGTTGTTGGGGTGTGTGGTTCTACTGTGCCTGGTTCTGGTGGGCTTCACTATTGTGTGGGAGTTCTGGGGCCTGGTGGTCTGCTGCGCCGTCTATGGCTACTTCTTAGGCACTGTGGGCTCCACACACATCCCCATGCTGGCTGAGGAGGACGTGGTAGGCATCCAGAAGATGGCCTCATCTGTAGGAGTGTATGTCTGCATTCAGAGCTTCGCTGGGCTGGCTGGACCCCCGCTGGGAG GTGTGTTGGTGGATGTCACAAAGAACTACGGTGCTGCCTTTTACTCCTGTGCTGTGGGCATGGGGCTCAGCGCCATCTGCCTGGCTCTGGTCGGCCCGGCCAAGTCCGGCATGTGCCAAAGaaaccaaagaagaaaagagaaagggaagagcatagaggaagaggggaaaacACTTCAGGACAGCGACCAGACAGACTTTTTGGAGGTGGACCTGGCTCCGGAGGACAGTCCTGCTGGACGGACTGTGGCTCAGGACGCCTCTCTAATATGA